One Corynebacterium tuberculostearicum DNA window includes the following coding sequences:
- a CDS encoding putative quinol monooxygenase: protein MILINVQFHVKPEYAETFLDEINWYTEACNAEPGCIDFKWFRDPEDRQRFLLLESYADGKDVEHVQSEHFQRSCEEFPKYLVETPDIINVHIEGRTGWDKMGEFSVD, encoded by the coding sequence ATGATTTTGATCAACGTACAGTTCCACGTCAAGCCCGAATACGCAGAGACCTTCCTCGATGAAATCAATTGGTACACCGAGGCCTGCAATGCAGAACCGGGCTGCATCGACTTCAAGTGGTTCCGCGATCCAGAAGACCGCCAGCGCTTCCTGCTGCTGGAGTCTTACGCAGACGGCAAGGACGTAGAGCACGTCCAGAGCGAGCACTTCCAGCGCTCCTGCGAGGAATTCCCGAAGTACCTCGTAGAAACCCCGGACATCATTAACGTTCACATCGAAGGCCGCACCGGCTGGGACAAGATGGGCGAATTCTCCGTCGACTAA